The proteins below come from a single Eremothecium sinecaudum strain ATCC 58844 chromosome II, complete sequence genomic window:
- the MTQ2 gene encoding S-adenosylmethionine-dependent methyltransferase (Syntenic homolog of Ashbya gossypii AGL186C; Syntenic homolog of Saccharomyces cerevisiae YDR140W (MTQ2)) — protein sequence MLPTPYVKCDYDKIYEPSEDSFLFLDSLEKEQIWLSVKFKYSLTLVCEVGCGSGILTTFMMRNLIPNSCSLYMPTDVNPWAIQAMSTVSVQNHCENMYMTPVRMDLTAGLLDKCIDILVFNPPYVPADAVPSMPEGTDPQDKWLDLALEGGPEGMDVTNRLLGRLDRILSGNGVAYILFCARNKPEHVAELMRRKGWKVDLVEGRKAGWEVLSVYKFYRL from the coding sequence ATGTTACCCACTCCATATGTTAAGTGTGATTATGATAAGATCTATGAACCAAGTGAAGACAGCTTTTTGTTTCTAGATTCTTTAGAGAAGGAGCAGATATGGCTTAGCGTAAAGTTCAAATACTCGTTGACGCTAGTATGTGAAGTTGGTTGTGGTTCTGGAATTCTAACTACGTTTATGATGCGGAATTTGATTCCAAATTCATGCAGTTTATATATGCCTACTGATGTGAATCCCTGGGCGATTCAAGCTATGTCAACCGTTAGTGTTCAGAACCATTGCGAAAATATGTACATGACACCCGTCCGAATGGATTTAACTGCAGGACTTTTGGATAAGTGTATTGATATTTTAGTATTTAATCCTCCTTATGTTCCTGCTGATGCTGTTCCCTCTATGCCTGAAGGTACGGATCCGCAGGATAAATGGTTGGATCTAGCCCTTGAGGGAGGGCCTGAAGGTATGGATGTTACAAATCGGTTGCTTGGGAGACTTGATAGGATTCTTTCCGGTAATGGTGTTGCGTACATACTGTTTTGCGCTAGGAATAAACCCGAGCACGTAGCAGAATTGATGCGGAGAAAAGGTTGGAAAGTGGATTTGGTGGAGGGAAGAAAAGCGGGCTGGGAAGTACTAAGTGTGTATAAGTTTTATAGATTGTAG
- the RUB1 gene encoding NEDD8 family protein RUB1 (Syntenic homolog of Ashbya gossypii AGL185W; Syntenic homolog of Saccharomyces cerevisiae YDR139C (RUB1); 1-intron in Ashbya gossypii): MLLKVKTLTGKEIPIEVEPEYRVYRIKELLEEKEGIPPAQQRLIFQGKQIDDEHTVSAAKLSHGMQLHLVLTLRGGC, from the exons ATGTTATTGAAGGTAAAGACTTTAACTGGTAAAGAGATTCCAATTGAGGTCGAGCCTGAATATCGTGTTTATCGCATAAAAGAGCTGTtagaagagaaagaagGAATTCCTCCAGCTCAACAAAGATTAATCTTCCAAGGTAAACAAAT AGATGATGAGCATACCGTGTCGGCTGCAAAACTGTCTCATGGAATGCAGCTTCACTTAGTTCTTACTCTTCGTGGGGGTTGTTAA
- the CFT2 gene encoding cleavage polyadenylation factor subunit CFT2 (Syntenic homolog of Ashbya gossypii AGL182C; Syntenic homolog of Saccharomyces cerevisiae YLR115W (CFT2)) encodes MPYKLTCLKDESGATRGTLVCFDNCTFLIDPSWSGRGYYDDCLKFWKEWVSQLDIILLSQPTQDCIGAYAMLYYEFTTHFKSRIQVYSTLPIANLGRVVTVDLYASKGIIGPYDTNRMDIEDIETAFDHINTVKYSQLVDLKNKFDGLGLVAYSSGFAPGGVIWCINNYSEKFLYAPRWNHTRDTILNSADLLDKTGKPSSALMRPSVVLTCTENVSPSIPYRKRSLKFKEIVKKALVSNSSVVIPTAIGGKFLELFVLINDLLYETKKSDLQSDVPVLLISYSRGRTLTYAKSMLEWMSSQLVKTWVSRDNKSPFDMGNRLKIVPVSKLSNYPGTKICFVSQVDTLTNDVISKICTKEKALLLLTEKPNSGSQNIPILNKAYDKWERAISTSNFNATEGNPIVYSESMAVQFIKTKPLTGDDLSEFQSRIENRSRQRSEILASFQTTEHAANNGSAFSDDDDDGDDDVLRSSVGGALSAKIEIPMDILISSSITPKHKMFPFQPGKVSRDDYGDLVDFEQFLTLDGGRVKRNADQFEDEEEGYDPHEFENPNKHSTVGIRRRGDPDPNQSHGNNDDLSYLETNSSPQQRVVSHHKVTVRCSMAFVDLSGLVDSRSLSIIWPALKPRKMVLTPVAESHKETWIATQLQRKGLDVIDAQFNKDLTINTTLKSLDVLIDVEMDQSLRWQRISDGYVVAHVAGRLVREKDAKLSHREKLILKPLSNHPSRVQTGGTLRIGDVRLAELKRNLTAQSHVAEFKGEGTLVVDGQVVVRKIGESEAIVDGIPSDLFYKVKAAVADMLAKV; translated from the coding sequence ATGCCATATAAATTAACATGCTTAAAAGATGAATCTGGTGCAACCAGAGGTACATTAGTTTGTTTTGATAACTGCACTTTTCTTATTGATCCTTCTTGGTCTGGTAGAGGTTACTATGATGATTGCTTAAAATTTTGGAAAGAATGGGTTTCTCAGTTGGATATAATATTGCTATCACAACCGACACAAGATTGTATTGGTGCTTATGCTATGTTATATTATGAATTCACAACACATTTTAAGTCAAGAATTCAGGTTTATTCAACTCTGCCTATTGCAAATCTCGGTAGAGTTGTTACTGTAGATCTATACGCAAGTAAGGGGATAATCGGACCTTACGATACTAATAGAATGGATATTGAAGACATTGAGACTGCGTTTGATCACATTAATACAGTGAAGTACTCTCAATTGGTTGATTTAAAGAATAAGTTTGATGGATTGGGACTGGTAGCTTATAGTTCAGGTTTTGCTCCAGGTGGAGTAATATGGTGTATAAATAATTATTCTGAAAAGTTTTTATACGCACCACGATGGAATCATACAAGAGACACAATATTGAATAGTGCAGATCTACTGGATAAAACAGGAAAGCCATCTTCTGCATTGATGCGTCCGTCGGTGGTTCTAACCTGCACAGAAAACGTTAGTCCATCGATCCCATATAGGAAGCGATCTCTTAAATTTAAGGAGATTGTTAAGAAAGCTTTGGTATCCAATAGTTCAGTTGTTATCCCTACTGCTATTGGTGGAAAATTTTTAGAGTTATTTGTACTGATTAATGACCTATTATATGAAACCAAAAAATCTGACTTACAGAGTGATGTACCTGTGCTATTAATATCATACTCTAGAGGACGTACGTTAACGTACGCCAAAAGTATGCTAGAATGGATGTCATCTCAGCTGGTCAAAACTTGGGTATCGCGGGATAATAAATCACCTTTTGATATGGGAAATAGATTAAAAATTGTCCCCGTTAGCAAGTTGTCGAATTACCCAGGAACGAAAATCTGCTTCGTCTCTCAGGTAGATACTCTCACAAACGACGTCATTAGCAAAATATGCACAAAGGAAAAGGCTCTACTATTACTGACCGAGAAGCCAAATAGCGGTTCACAAAATATTCCTATCTTAAACAAGGCATATGATAAATGGGAACGTGCTATTAGTACAAGCAATTTTAATGCCACAGAGGGTAACCCTATTGTGTATTCTGAGAGTATGGCTGTTCAATTCATCAAAACGAAGCCATTAACAGGTGATGATCTGAGTGAGTTTCAATCTAGGATAGAAAACCGAAGTCGACAAAGGAGTGAGATTTTGGCATCCTTCCAAACTACCGAACATGCTGCAAATAATGGATCTGCGTTCAGTGATGATGACGACGATGGTGACGACGATGTTTTACGTTCTAGTGTAGGTGGTGCTTTATCGGCGAAGATCGAGATACCGATGGATATTTTAATCAGTTCCTCAATAACGCCTAAGCATAAAATGTTTCCTTTTCAACCTGGCAAGGTCTCTCGTGATGATTATGGTGATTTAGTTGATTTTGAACAGTTTTTGACCTTAGATGGGGGTAGAGTGAAACGAAATGCCGACCAGTTCgaggatgaagaagaggGCTACGATCCACACGAGTTTGAAAATCCAAACAAACATAGTACAGTTGGAATTAGAAGGCGTGGGGACCCAGACCCAAATCAGAGCCATGGCAACAACGATGATCTATCATATTTAGAAACAAATAGTTCACCACAGCAAAGGGTAGTTAGTCACCATAAAGTGACTGTCCGCTGTTCAATGGCATTTGTAGATCTATCTGGGTTAGTGGATTCTAGATCGCTATCAATTATTTGGCCTGCATTGAAACCAAGAAAAATGGTTCTTACCCCTGTTGCAGAATCCCATAAAGAGACATGGATAGCTACTCAGTTGCAAAGAAAGGGATTAGATGTTATCGACGCTCAGTTTAATAAAGACCTCACAATTAATACAACTCTTAAGTCTCTAGATGTACTTATAGACGTTGAAATGGATCAAAGCTTACGTTGGCAGCGTATTAGTGATGGTTACGTCGTGGCTCATGTAGCAGGCCGGTTAGTTCGAGAAAAAGATGCGAAACTTTCACATAGAGAAAAACTAATATTAAAGCCTCTTTCAAACCATCCTTCGAGGGTTCAGACCGGAGGAACCTTACGCATTGGAGATGTAAGACTAGCTGAACTGAAACGCAACTTAACAGCACAATCTCACGTCGCTGAATTCAAAGGAGAAGGAACATTAGTTGTCGACGGGCAGGTTGTCGTGCGCAAAATTGGTGAGAGTGAAGCAATAGTCGACGGCATCCCTTCCGACTTATTCTACAAGGTGAAGGCTGCGGTAGCAGATATGTTAGCCAAGGTATAG
- the CLF1 gene encoding Clf1p (Syntenic homolog of Ashbya gossypii AGL184W; Syntenic homolog of Saccharomyces cerevisiae YLR117C (CLF1)), whose protein sequence is MEESSKSVITADGILADAFDQRKEVKPLGNLDVLDLEELKVWQRQKRTEYEDVLKRNRLDLRQWIRYAEFELQQHDIRRARSVFERALLVRSDYIPLWVRYIDSELKWKNVNHARNLLHRATNHLPKVDTLWYKYVFVEESLGHVDFVRGIYTKWCSLEPSPSVWDSFIDFEIRHSCYHHVRDIYSKYVMVHCVAEVWLKWVSFESRHGGISTVRKVYSLALDTLTAYSYVDIKEIEQMIISFANWEASQQEYERSRSIYSLSVNRWPESSVLKDAAYLFEKKFGNGYDITESIIVKRKRDYEAHLSTNPIDYDSWWLYLDLIEENFGTELESAFEKATIRNIPITAMKDIGWRRYIYIWIRYLAFLELHYSDIEHIRATYQRLIKEVIPHNKFTFAKIWIMNAKFEIRQGQVTKARKLLGMALGLCPKRKLFKYYIQLEIMLKEFDRVRKLYEKYLEFDYTNLGIWCEYAELESNLGDEDRARGIYELALKEEVGLSHSDRTTLFERYIQFETNIGEYSRARKLYDLYLIESDFASNVWVSKALYEISVPSESQLAAYEEKLNEADEVYNEEEFEITDENLNQARQCFESALKHYALAKDSDNRVLILEAYKDFEYVHGSKETQDKINKRLPKAVTKRLLEDGIEKEFIDYIFPDDLIENTNPNLSKFVALAHKWNKERKDR, encoded by the coding sequence ATGGAAGAGTCTTCTAAGTCAGTAATTACTGCCGATGGAATCCTTGCTGATGCATTTGATCAACGCAAAGAGGTTAAGCCATTAGGTAACTTGGATGTGTTGGACTTGGAAGAACTGAAAGTTTGGCAGCGCCAAAAGCGAACTGAATATGAAGATGTACTGAAAAGGAACAGACTAGATTTACGGCAGTGGATTCGATATGCTGAATTTGAATTACAGCAACATGACATTCGTCGTGCGCGGTCTGTTTTTGAAAGAGCGTTGCTTGTTCGTTCGGATTATATTCCATTATGGGTACGGTATATTGACAGTGAATTAAAATGGAAAAACGTAAACCATGCAAGAAATCTGCTTCATAGGGCAACAAATCACCTCCCAAAGGTTGATACACTATGGTATAAGTACGTGTTTGTCGAGGAATCGCTAGGACATGTAGATTTCGTGAGGGGTATCTATACCAAATGGTGTTCGTTGGAGCCCAGTCCATCAGTTTGGGATTCATTCATTGATTTTGAAATAAGGCACAGTTGTTATCATCATGTCAGGGACATTTATAGCAAATACGTTATGGTTCATTGCGTTGCAGAAGTTTGGTTGAAGTGGGTATCATTTGAATCTAGGCATGGCGGCATATCTACCGTACGAAAAGTGTACTCTTTGGCGCTAGATACGTTGACTGCGTACTCTTACGTTGATATTAAAGAAATTGAACAAATGATTATCTCGTTTGCAAATTGGGAAGCATCTCAACAAGAATACGAACGTAGTAGGTCAATATACTCATTATCCGTCAATAGATGGCCAGAATCATCTGTCTTAAAGGATGCCGCTTATTTAtttgaaaagaagtttGGAAATGGTTATGATATCACTGAATCCATAATAGtgaaaagaaaaagagaCTATGAAGCCCATCTCTCAACTAATCCAATAGATTATGATAGTTGGTGGCTATACTTGGATTTAATAGAAGAGAATTTTGGAACTGAACTAGAATCTGCGTTTGAAAAGGCTACAATAAGAAATATCCCAATAACGGCAATGAAGGATATCGGGTGGCGaagatatatatatatatggATTCGATACTTAGCCTTTTTAGAGTTACATTACTCTGATATTGAGCACATACGAGCAACTTACCAGCGATTAATTAAAGAAGTTATTCCTCATAATAAGTTTACCTTTGCTAAAATATGGATTATGAATGCTAAGTTTGAAATACGCCAGGGACAAGTCACGAAGGCCAGAAAACTCCTTGGGATGGCTTTAGGTTTATGCCCCAAGCGCAAGCTTTTCAAGTACTATATCCAGTTAGAGATCATGTTAAAGGAGTTTGATCGAGTAAGGAAGCTGTATGAGAAATATCTTGAATTTGATTATACAAATCTAGGAATTTGGTGCGAGTATGCAGAATTGGAAAGCAATTTGGGTGATGAAGATAGAGCACGAGGTATATATGAACTTGCCCTAAAGGAAGAAGTAGGATTATCGCATTCTGACCGAACAACACTATTTGAGCGATATATCCAATTCGAAACTAATATAGGAGAATACTCACGAGCTAGAAAGTTATATGATCTCTACTTAATAGAGAGTGATTTTGCTTCTAATGTGTGGGTCTCAAAAGCGCTATACGAAATCTCGGTTCCTTCGGAATCGCAGCTGGCGGCTTATGAAGAGAAATTAAATGAAGCTGATGAAGTTTACAACGAAGAAGAGTTTGAAATAACTGATGAAAATCTTAATCAAGCTCGCCAGTGTTTTGAAAGTGCGCTAAAGCATTATGCGTTAGCGAAGGATAGCGATAACAGGGTTCTTATTCTAGAAGCGTACAAGGATTTTGAATATGTCCACGGTAGTAAAGAAACTCAAGACAAGATAAATAAAAGGCTACCAAAAGCAGTAACGAAAAGGCTTCTGGAAGATGGTATTGAAAAGGAATTTATTGATTATATATTTCCTGATGATTTAATAGAGAATACCAACCCTAACTTATCCAAATTTGTAGCATTAGCACACAAATGGAacaaagaaagaaaagatagATAA
- the MSL5 gene encoding mRNA splicing protein MSL5 (Syntenic homolog of Ashbya gossypii AGL183C; Syntenic homolog of Saccharomyces cerevisiae YLR116W (MSL5)) — MERGRVTSTYDSLWGVSARENSVVSQLPLQYRIKNALTQEQQTAYQVMYRIQEISMKLRTNDLNPPNSRSRSLSPPPVYDSQGKRTNTREHRYRKKLEEERHRLVEIALKMIPHFVAPDDYRRPSKFQDKYYIPINDYPDINFVGLLLGPRGNTLKQLQKQSGCKIAIRGRGSVKEGKTATDLPKGAMNMNEPLHCIISADTEEKLPLGINAVEGIIIKAITSPEGQNDLKRGQLRELAVLNGTLREDNRPCPICGQQGHKRWECPSSPSLSLSVICSRCNQAGHAARDCETNSNEFGKRPNDVPNHREVKRQHGNNPIHAPGTIPSPPAPSILFSSINLHPENSISNTSGSNELSIPGFPTTHLSMPPPPPPPPPPSATNIPPAPPNLPNLCMRTELAAPPAPPVLNVPPKPPLAPPPPPK, encoded by the coding sequence ATGGAACGAGGAAGAGTCACCAGCACTTATGATAGCTTATGGGGCGTCTCAGCTCGGGAAAATTCTGTTGTGTCCCAATTACCTCTTCAATATAGAATCAAAAATGCACTAACTCAGGAACAACAGACTGCATATCAAGTGATGTATAGAATACAAGAAATCAGCATGAAGTTAAGGACTAATGACTTAAATCCTCCTAATAGTAGGAGCAGATCGTTATCTCCTCCTCCAGTTTATGATTCTCAAGGGAAAAGGACTAATACGCGAGAGCATCGCTATAGAAAGAagttggaagaagaaagacATAGACTTGTCGAGATTGCATTAAAGATGATACCACATTTTGTTGCACCTGATGATTACAGGCGTCCAAGTAAATTTCAAGATAAGTACTACATTCCAATTAATGATTACCCAGATATTAATTTTGTTGGTTTGCTGCTTGGTCCCCGTGGTAACACTCTTAAGCAACTGCAAAAACAATCTGGATGTAAAATAGCTATAAGAGGGCGTGGCTCAGTTAAGGAAGGAAAAACTGCTACCGACTTACCCAAAGGTGCTATGAATATGAATGAACCATTACACTGTATAATATCTGCTGACACAGAAGAAAAACTACCACTTGGTATAAATGCTGTTGAAGGTATCATAATTAAAGCTATTACTTCACCTGAGGGTCAAAATGATCTGAAACGCGGTCAGCTACGAGAGTTGGCTGTTTTAAATGGTACTTTAAGAGAAGATAATCGACCTTGTCCAATATGTGGACAACAAGGTCACAAGCGATGGGAATGTCCATCTAGCCCATCACTATCACTTTCTGTAATATGTTCTAGATGTAATCAAGCAGGACATGCTGCAAGAGATTGTGAAACTAACTCTAATGAGTTTGGAAAGCGTCCTAATGATGTACCTAACCACCGAGAGGTGAAAAGACAGCACGGAAACAATCCAATACATGCACCAGGTACCATTCCTTCACCTCCGGCTCCTAGtattttattttcttcaattaATTTGCATCCTGAAAACAGTATCTCAAACACATCAGGGTCCAATGAATTGTCAATCCCGGGATTTCCAACAACGCATTTATCTATGCCACCTCCGCCTCCGCCTCCTCCACCACCATCTGCAACTAATATACCACCTGCACCACCTAACTTACCAAATTTATGTATGCGGACAGAACTAGCTGCTCCACCTGCCCCACCAGTACTTAATGTACCACCCAAGCCGCCACTTGCTCCACCTCCCCCCCCCAAATAG